The Pseudomonas orientalis genome contains a region encoding:
- a CDS encoding putative 2-aminoethylphosphonate ABC transporter substrate-binding protein, whose amino-acid sequence MFKPLALVAAVLTAFSLNAFAKTELTVYTALEAEQLKTYKKAFEQANPDIEIKWVRDSTGIITAKLLAEKDRPQADVVWGLAASSLAILDQQGMLDTYAPKDLDKIGKNYRDAANPPAWVGMDVWAATICFNTVEAEKQGLTKPVSWQDLTKPEYKGKIVMPNPASSGTGFLDVSAWLQTFGEKQGWQYMDDLHQNIGQYVHSGSKPCKLAASGEFPIGISFEYPAVQLKRQGAPLDIILPKEGLGWDIEATAVIKGTTHAEAAKKLADFSASPAAMELYKDNFAVLAQPGIAKPQTELPADYEQRLIKNDFVWASKHRDSILAEWRKRYDGKSEKVAGQ is encoded by the coding sequence ATGTTCAAGCCCCTGGCGCTGGTCGCTGCCGTACTCACTGCATTCAGCCTGAATGCCTTCGCCAAGACTGAGCTGACCGTGTACACGGCCCTCGAAGCCGAACAGTTGAAGACCTACAAAAAGGCCTTCGAACAGGCCAACCCCGACATCGAGATCAAGTGGGTGCGTGACTCCACCGGCATCATCACCGCCAAGCTGCTGGCCGAGAAAGACCGCCCGCAGGCTGACGTGGTCTGGGGCCTGGCCGCCTCCAGCCTGGCGATACTTGACCAGCAAGGCATGCTCGATACCTATGCCCCGAAAGACTTGGACAAGATCGGCAAAAACTACCGCGACGCCGCCAACCCGCCGGCCTGGGTCGGCATGGACGTGTGGGCCGCCACCATCTGCTTCAACACCGTCGAAGCCGAAAAGCAGGGCCTCACCAAACCGGTGAGCTGGCAGGACCTGACCAAGCCTGAGTACAAGGGCAAGATCGTGATGCCCAACCCGGCCTCCTCCGGCACCGGCTTCCTGGACGTGAGCGCCTGGTTGCAGACCTTCGGCGAGAAGCAGGGCTGGCAGTACATGGATGACCTGCACCAGAACATCGGCCAGTACGTGCACTCCGGCTCCAAGCCGTGCAAGTTGGCGGCATCCGGTGAGTTCCCGATCGGGATTTCGTTTGAATACCCGGCCGTGCAGTTGAAGCGCCAGGGCGCACCGCTGGACATCATCCTGCCCAAAGAGGGCCTGGGCTGGGACATCGAAGCGACGGCGGTGATCAAGGGCACGACCCATGCCGAGGCTGCGAAAAAACTGGCGGACTTCTCTGCAAGCCCGGCGGCGATGGAGCTGTACAAGGACAATTTCGCCGTGCTCGCCCAACCGGGGATCGCCAAACCGCAGACCGAATTGCCTGCCGATTACGAGCAGCGGTTGATCAAGAACGACTTTGTGTGGGCGTCGAAGCATCGCGACAGCATTCTGGCTGAGTGGCGCAAGCGTTATGACGGGAAGTCGGAGAAGGTGGCGGGTCAGTAG
- a CDS encoding phosphorylcholine phosphatase, translating into MKLAPKLLAAALCLGLTSQVFAATELKHWPAPAAKQLNEMIAANANKGNFAVFDMDNTSYRYDLEESLLPYMENKGLITRDSLDPSLKLMPFKDTAEHKESLFSYYYRLCEVDDMVCYPWVAQVFSGFTLKELKVQVDELMASGKPVPVSYFEGDTVKKSEVQPPKVFTGQAELYNKLMENGIEVYVMTAASEELVRMVAADPKYGYNVKPENVIGVTTLLKDRNTGELTTARKQIAAGKYDEKANLGLELTPYLWTPATWMAGKHAAILTYIDEWKKPVIVGGDTPTSDGYMLFHDVDVAKGGIHLWINRKDKYMTQLNGMIAKHAAAQAKEGLPVTADKNWVIVKPEDIQ; encoded by the coding sequence ATGAAGCTCGCGCCGAAATTGCTTGCCGCCGCGCTTTGCCTCGGACTCACCAGCCAGGTATTCGCCGCCACCGAGTTGAAACACTGGCCGGCGCCTGCCGCCAAACAGTTGAACGAGATGATCGCCGCCAACGCCAACAAGGGTAACTTCGCGGTGTTCGACATGGACAACACCAGCTACCGCTACGACCTTGAAGAGTCCTTGCTGCCGTACATGGAAAACAAGGGCCTGATCACCCGCGACAGCCTCGATCCGTCGCTCAAGCTGATGCCGTTCAAAGACACCGCCGAGCATAAGGAAAGCCTGTTCAGTTACTACTATCGCCTCTGCGAAGTGGACGACATGGTGTGCTACCCGTGGGTGGCCCAGGTGTTTTCCGGGTTTACGCTCAAGGAACTCAAGGTCCAGGTCGACGAGTTGATGGCCTCCGGCAAACCCGTTCCCGTCAGTTATTTTGAAGGCGATACGGTGAAAAAGTCCGAGGTGCAGCCACCGAAAGTCTTCACCGGCCAGGCCGAGCTGTACAACAAGCTGATGGAGAACGGCATCGAGGTGTACGTGATGACCGCCGCCTCCGAGGAACTGGTGCGCATGGTCGCCGCCGATCCGAAGTACGGCTACAACGTCAAACCCGAGAATGTGATCGGCGTGACCACCCTGCTCAAGGACCGCAACACAGGCGAACTGACCACCGCGCGCAAACAGATTGCCGCCGGCAAGTATGACGAGAAGGCCAACCTCGGCCTGGAGCTGACGCCTTACCTGTGGACCCCGGCGACCTGGATGGCCGGCAAGCACGCGGCCATCCTGACCTATATCGACGAATGGAAAAAACCGGTGATCGTCGGCGGCGACACGCCAACCAGCGATGGCTACATGCTGTTTCATGACGTGGATGTGGCCAAGGGCGGCATTCACTTGTGGATCAACCGCAAGGACAAATACATGACCCAGCTTAATGGCATGATCGCCAAGCATGCGGCGGCGCAGGCCAAGGAAGGGTTGCCGGTAACGGCGGACAAGAACTGGGTGATCGTCAAGCCGGAAGATATCCAGTAA
- a CDS encoding dihydrofolate reductase, with protein sequence MKKTLPLSLIAALGENRVIGVDNSMPWHLPGDFKYFKATTLGKPIIMGRKTWDSLGRPLPGRLNIVVSRQTDLVLEGAQVFASLEAAIARAEEWARAQGADELMLIGGAQLYAQGLEQADRLYLTRVALSPEGDAWFPAFDANQWKLVSNVENPAEGDKPAYNFEVWEKA encoded by the coding sequence ATGAAAAAAACTCTCCCTTTAAGCCTGATCGCAGCCCTCGGTGAAAACCGCGTGATCGGCGTCGACAACAGCATGCCCTGGCATTTGCCGGGGGATTTCAAGTATTTCAAGGCCACCACCCTGGGCAAGCCGATCATCATGGGGCGCAAGACCTGGGATTCCCTGGGCCGACCGTTGCCGGGGCGGCTGAACATTGTGGTCAGTCGTCAGACCGACCTGGTGCTCGAAGGTGCGCAAGTGTTTGCGTCACTGGAGGCGGCGATAGCGCGCGCGGAGGAATGGGCCAGGGCCCAGGGCGCGGACGAGCTGATGCTGATCGGCGGCGCGCAGTTGTATGCCCAGGGGCTGGAGCAGGCGGATCGCCTGTACCTGACCCGGGTGGCGTTGAGCCCTGAAGGGGATGCGTGGTTTCCGGCGTTTGATGCGAACCAGTGGAAGCTGGTGTCGAATGTGGAGAACCCAGCCGAAGGGGATAAACCGGCTTACAACTTTGAAGTCTGGGAGAAAGCTTAA
- a CDS encoding TIGR03364 family FAD-dependent oxidoreductase, whose product MTHHSDLLIVGAGILGLSHAYAAAKRGLKVKVFERSATPLGASVRNFGQALVTGQPPGPMLDLARESRAIWGHWAQVAGLALKRNGSYLFARTEAEAHLLEAFCRGRAREHGYNVELLQGAALNDLYAGQFRHHRAALHGRDDQQLYSREAIPALINYLAQALNVEFHFSTLVHDVEPGQLHSTAGRFRGEQIIVCSGHDYQTLLADSMAALNPQVCRLQMLRARPAHDLNLQHALLTGLSCVHYGAFADLPEAAAVQAQILRETPHLQAHGIHLLISPTPHGELIIGDSHDYGSDASPFNAEQVDDWLIELAEQTLGCKIQVVERWQGVYGSRGPAPFSFVQAAAGISAALMHTGVGMSVGPAMAERNITTVWGPE is encoded by the coding sequence ATGACACACCACAGCGACTTATTAATTGTCGGCGCCGGCATCCTCGGCCTCTCCCATGCCTACGCCGCCGCCAAGCGCGGCCTCAAGGTCAAGGTCTTCGAACGCAGCGCCACGCCCCTGGGCGCGTCGGTGCGTAACTTCGGCCAGGCGCTGGTCACCGGCCAACCGCCGGGGCCGATGCTCGACCTGGCAAGGGAAAGCCGCGCTATCTGGGGGCATTGGGCGCAGGTGGCCGGCCTTGCGCTCAAGCGCAATGGCTCCTACCTGTTTGCCCGTACCGAAGCCGAAGCGCATCTGCTCGAAGCCTTTTGCCGCGGGCGTGCCCGCGAGCACGGCTACAACGTCGAGCTGCTGCAAGGCGCGGCCTTGAATGACCTGTACGCCGGCCAGTTCCGTCATCACCGCGCCGCGCTGCATGGCAGGGACGACCAGCAACTCTATTCACGCGAAGCGATTCCGGCGCTGATCAACTACCTGGCGCAAGCGCTGAACGTGGAGTTTCACTTTTCCACCCTGGTGCATGATGTCGAGCCGGGCCAGTTGCACAGCACGGCTGGGCGTTTTCGCGGCGAGCAGATCATTGTGTGTTCCGGTCACGACTACCAGACCCTGCTGGCCGATTCGATGGCCGCACTCAACCCGCAAGTCTGCCGCCTGCAAATGCTGCGGGCACGGCCGGCGCATGACCTGAACCTGCAACATGCCTTGCTGACCGGCCTCAGTTGCGTGCATTACGGTGCGTTTGCCGACTTGCCCGAGGCCGCCGCAGTACAGGCGCAGATCCTGCGCGAAACGCCGCACTTGCAGGCGCACGGGATTCACCTGCTGATCAGCCCCACGCCCCATGGCGAGTTGATCATCGGCGATTCCCATGATTACGGCAGCGATGCATCGCCCTTCAACGCCGAACAGGTCGATGACTGGCTGATCGAACTGGCCGAGCAGACCCTGGGCTGCAAGATCCAGGTGGTGGAGCGTTGGCAGGGTGTGTATGGCTCGCGTGGCCCCGCGCCGTTTTCATTTGTCCAGGCGGCTGCGGGCATCAGCGCCGCGTTGATGCATACCGGTGTGGGCATGAGCGTGGGCCCGGCGATGGCCGAGCGAAATATCACCACAGTGTGGGGGCCTGAGTGA
- a CDS encoding putative 2-aminoethylphosphonate ABC transporter permease subunit, which translates to MAAIMSVPLPRQAARAEWGDRFFVVGGKWLWLGLLVVAVLLPLLAIFWRGFSSEAGQGGGLIAARELLTSANFHWLLGNSLKVSLSVAAIVVPLAYLFAYALQRTLIPGKVIWRGVSLLPLMAPSMLPGIALVYLFGNQGLLRGLLSDNIYGFWGIVLGEVIYTFPHALMILLSALSLADARLFDAASSMGASPARAFRSITWPATRQAVFAAFCLVFTLTITDFGVPVVVGGDYQVLALEAYKAVVGQQQFGRGALIGMVLLLPALFSFGVDAWLRRRHGDAMSGRAQVFQPLPSRPRDGCYLAIVLLICAALLLVFGMAVYSSLVKFWPYNLSLSLNHYQFEDTAGGGWLAYRNSLTMALCTALIGSVLIFTGAYLLEKTKDQKGLNLALCLLSFVPMAVPGLVLGLGYVFFFNLGGNPLHVFYGGMALLVVCTIAHYLTTAQMTATTALRQLDAEFEAAALSLKAPLYRHYLKVTVPICLPALLDILRYLFVSAMTTVSAAIFLYSPDTILAAVAVLNMDDAGNVGGAAAMSTLILFTSGSVSLLLAWASRGALRRSQAWRQTAPGQ; encoded by the coding sequence ATGGCTGCGATCATGAGCGTGCCGCTGCCGCGTCAGGCGGCCCGCGCCGAGTGGGGTGACCGCTTCTTCGTGGTCGGCGGCAAATGGCTGTGGCTGGGCCTGTTGGTGGTGGCGGTGCTGCTGCCGCTGCTGGCGATCTTCTGGCGTGGCTTCAGCAGCGAAGCCGGGCAGGGCGGCGGCCTGATCGCCGCACGGGAATTGCTGACCAGCGCCAATTTCCACTGGTTGCTGGGCAATAGCCTGAAAGTCTCCCTGAGCGTAGCCGCCATCGTCGTACCGTTGGCCTATCTGTTTGCCTACGCGCTGCAACGCACCTTGATTCCCGGCAAAGTGATCTGGCGCGGCGTGTCGCTGCTGCCCTTGATGGCGCCCTCGATGTTGCCGGGCATCGCGCTGGTGTATCTGTTCGGCAACCAGGGACTGTTGCGTGGGTTGCTCTCGGACAATATCTACGGCTTCTGGGGCATTGTGCTGGGCGAAGTGATTTACACCTTCCCACACGCCCTGATGATTCTGCTGTCCGCGTTGTCGCTGGCGGACGCGCGCTTGTTCGACGCGGCCTCCAGCATGGGCGCCAGCCCCGCCCGGGCCTTTCGCAGCATCACCTGGCCGGCCACGCGCCAGGCGGTGTTCGCGGCGTTCTGCCTGGTGTTTACGTTGACGATCACCGACTTTGGCGTGCCGGTGGTGGTGGGTGGGGATTACCAGGTGCTGGCCCTGGAAGCCTACAAGGCGGTGGTTGGTCAGCAACAATTCGGGCGTGGCGCGTTGATCGGCATGGTGCTGCTGTTGCCGGCGCTGTTCAGCTTTGGTGTGGATGCGTGGTTGCGCCGTCGTCACGGTGATGCCATGAGCGGCCGTGCCCAGGTCTTTCAACCGCTGCCGTCGCGTCCAAGGGATGGCTGCTACCTGGCCATCGTGCTGCTGATCTGCGCGGCCCTGCTGCTGGTGTTCGGCATGGCGGTGTATTCCTCGCTGGTCAAATTCTGGCCCTATAACCTGTCGCTGTCGCTCAACCACTATCAGTTCGAAGACACCGCCGGCGGCGGTTGGCTGGCCTATCGCAACAGCCTGACCATGGCACTGTGCACGGCGCTGATCGGCAGTGTGCTGATCTTCACCGGTGCCTATTTGTTGGAAAAAACCAAGGACCAAAAGGGCCTGAATCTGGCCCTGTGCCTGCTCAGCTTTGTGCCGATGGCCGTGCCGGGCCTGGTGCTGGGCCTGGGCTATGTGTTCTTTTTCAACCTCGGCGGCAACCCGCTGCATGTGTTCTACGGCGGCATGGCGCTGCTGGTGGTGTGCACCATTGCTCACTATCTGACCACTGCACAAATGACCGCCACCACCGCACTGCGCCAACTGGACGCCGAATTCGAAGCCGCCGCGTTGTCCCTCAAGGCGCCGCTCTACCGCCATTACCTGAAAGTGACGGTGCCGATCTGCCTGCCCGCGCTGCTGGACATTCTGCGTTACCTGTTCGTGTCGGCAATGACCACCGTCTCCGCTGCGATCTTTCTCTACAGCCCCGACACCATCCTCGCCGCCGTCGCCGTGTTGAACATGGACGACGCCGGCAATGTGGGCGGTGCGGCGGCCATGTCGACCCTGATTCTGTTCACCTCAGGCAGCGTTTCGTTGCTGCTGGCGTGGGCTTCACGTGGCGCCTTGCGCCGCTCCCAAGCCTGGCGCCAGACCGCGCCCGGGCAATGA
- a CDS encoding DUF2868 domain-containing protein, with protein sequence MTALNPLHRLWLTETVRLREEHAGPLEDLEANRLARTAGGDLPTRIQQRALHLAERDGLAAALSRWLQGARLALVLLAAAAVISGAGLAFAALGNGLAPVNVFWALGSLLGLDLILLISWALGLLFAGEHSASLGRLWLWLSEKLARDAKAAQLAPALLLLLQRQKLNRWAVGVLVNSLWLLALLSALVILLTLLATRRYGFVWETTILGADTFVAVTQALGTLPALLGFNVPTVEMIRASGDSALNIESARQAWAAWLVGVLLVYGLLPRLILALLCLWQWKRGRAALRLDLNLPGYAQLREHLMPSSERLGVNDVAPEHLHQVSGGVSELESDGALLVAIELDDQHPWPPKLATNVKNAGILDSRESRNKLLEQLSRFPPARLTIVCDPRRSPDRGSLALIAELARSATATRVWLLQAPPGQALDAERLGDWHSALQQLELPFADCAPLNWLETGHD encoded by the coding sequence GTGACTGCACTGAACCCGCTGCACAGACTTTGGCTGACAGAAACCGTGCGCCTGCGCGAAGAACACGCCGGCCCCCTGGAAGACCTGGAAGCCAACCGGTTGGCCCGCACCGCCGGGGGTGACCTGCCCACACGCATCCAGCAGCGTGCGCTGCACCTGGCCGAGCGCGATGGTTTGGCCGCCGCGCTCAGCCGCTGGCTGCAAGGCGCACGCCTGGCCCTGGTGTTACTGGCGGCGGCCGCCGTCATCAGCGGCGCCGGTTTGGCGTTCGCCGCGCTGGGCAATGGCCTGGCCCCGGTGAATGTATTCTGGGCCTTGGGCAGCCTGCTCGGTCTGGACCTGATCTTGCTGATCAGTTGGGCCCTGGGCCTGCTGTTTGCCGGCGAACACAGCGCCAGCCTTGGCCGGCTGTGGTTGTGGCTCAGCGAGAAACTGGCGCGTGACGCTAAAGCCGCGCAGTTGGCCCCGGCTTTGCTGCTGTTGTTGCAGCGGCAAAAACTCAATCGCTGGGCGGTGGGTGTGCTGGTCAACAGCTTGTGGTTGCTGGCCTTGCTCAGCGCCCTGGTGATACTGCTGACCCTGCTCGCCACCCGCCGCTATGGCTTTGTGTGGGAAACCACCATTCTCGGTGCCGATACCTTTGTCGCCGTGACCCAGGCCCTCGGCACACTCCCGGCTCTGCTCGGTTTCAATGTGCCCACCGTGGAGATGATCCGCGCCAGCGGCGACTCCGCGCTGAATATCGAAAGCGCCCGCCAAGCCTGGGCGGCGTGGCTGGTCGGCGTGTTGCTGGTCTACGGGCTGCTGCCGCGGTTGATCCTCGCCTTGCTGTGCCTGTGGCAATGGAAGCGCGGGCGCGCAGCGTTGCGCCTGGACCTCAACCTGCCCGGCTACGCCCAACTGCGCGAACACCTGATGCCCAGCAGCGAGCGCCTTGGGGTCAACGATGTGGCGCCCGAACACCTGCACCAGGTCAGCGGCGGCGTGAGCGAGCTGGAGAGCGACGGCGCCTTGCTGGTCGCCATAGAACTCGACGACCAACACCCTTGGCCGCCCAAACTGGCCACCAACGTTAAGAACGCCGGCATCCTCGACAGCCGCGAATCACGCAACAAATTGCTGGAACAACTCAGCCGTTTTCCGCCGGCGCGCCTGACCATCGTCTGCGACCCGCGCCGCTCGCCCGACCGTGGCAGCCTGGCGCTGATCGCCGAACTGGCACGCAGCGCCACCGCCACCCGCGTGTGGCTGCTGCAAGCGCCGCCCGGCCAGGCACTGGACGCCGAGCGCCTGGGCGACTGGCACAGCGCGCTGCAACAGCTTGAGCTGCCCTTCGCCGATTGCGCGCCGCTGAACTGGCTGGAGACCGGTCATGACTAA
- a CDS encoding phosphonate degradation HD-domain oxygenase: MTRERLLAELFGLYERHGTADYIGEPVSQIEHMSQAAQLAMAEGFDDEVVLAAFFHDIGHLCGQGGEGMGGYGVLSHERLGADYLRRAGFSERMAKLVEYHVQAKRYLTFKQPDYYAQLSEASRRTLAYQGGVMTAQQAQAFEQDPLCHISLRMRHWDEQAKQMHVSLLDLEVLKAKALRLLADQDASSR; the protein is encoded by the coding sequence ATGACTCGGGAGCGCTTGCTTGCCGAGCTGTTCGGCCTGTACGAACGCCATGGCACGGCGGATTACATCGGCGAGCCGGTGTCGCAGATCGAGCACATGTCCCAGGCCGCGCAGCTCGCGATGGCCGAAGGCTTTGACGATGAAGTGGTGCTGGCGGCGTTCTTCCACGATATCGGCCACCTCTGTGGTCAGGGTGGCGAGGGCATGGGTGGGTATGGCGTGCTCAGCCATGAGCGGCTTGGCGCAGATTACCTGCGCCGTGCAGGCTTCAGCGAACGCATGGCGAAATTGGTGGAATATCACGTACAAGCCAAGCGTTACCTGACCTTCAAGCAGCCGGACTATTACGCACAGTTGAGCGAGGCCAGCCGCCGCACGCTGGCGTATCAGGGCGGTGTGATGACCGCGCAGCAAGCACAGGCGTTCGAGCAGGACCCGCTCTGTCACATCAGCCTGCGCATGCGCCATTGGGACGAACAGGCCAAGCAGATGCACGTCTCGTTGTTGGACCTTGAAGTGCTCAAGGCCAAGGCCCTGCGACTATTGGCCGATCAGGACGCGTCCAGCCGCTGA
- a CDS encoding L-cystine transporter yields the protein MNLPLILNLLVFVALLLGLAQTGRTNWSLAKKVLFALVLGVVFGVVLHAIYGAGHPVLKASIGWFDLVGNGYVQLLQMIVIPLVFASILSAVARLHNASSLGKISFLTIGTLLFTTAIAALIGIGLTNLFGLTAEGLVAGTQEMARLQVIQNDYAGKVADLNIPQLLLSFVPANPFADLARAKPTSIISVVIFAAFLGVAALQLLKDDVEKGQKVLNAIDTLQAWVMRLVRLVMKLTPYGVLALMTKVVASSNLQDIIKLGSFVVVSYLALGLMFVVHGLLLSLAGVNPLRFFRKVWPVLTFAFTSRSSAASIPLSIEAQTRRLGIPQSIAGFAASFGATIGQNGCAGLYPAMLAVMVAPTVGINPLDPLWIATLVAIVTLSSAGVAGVGGGATFAALIVLPAMGLPVSLVALLISVEPLIDMGRTALNVNGSMTAGAITSQIMGQTDKALLDADEHAELAQV from the coding sequence ATGAATCTTCCCCTGATTCTCAACTTACTGGTGTTCGTGGCCCTGTTGCTGGGCCTGGCACAAACCGGCCGCACGAACTGGAGCCTGGCCAAGAAGGTCCTGTTCGCCCTGGTGCTTGGCGTGGTGTTCGGTGTGGTGCTGCACGCCATCTACGGGGCCGGTCACCCAGTACTCAAGGCCTCCATCGGCTGGTTCGACCTGGTCGGCAACGGCTATGTGCAACTGCTGCAAATGATCGTGATCCCGCTGGTGTTCGCCTCGATCCTCAGTGCCGTGGCGCGCCTGCATAACGCCTCGTCTCTGGGCAAGATCAGCTTCCTGACCATCGGCACCCTGCTGTTCACCACCGCGATCGCAGCGCTGATCGGTATCGGCCTGACCAACCTGTTCGGCCTGACCGCCGAAGGGCTGGTCGCTGGCACTCAGGAAATGGCGCGCCTGCAAGTGATCCAGAACGATTACGCGGGCAAGGTCGCCGACCTGAATATCCCGCAATTGCTGCTGTCGTTCGTGCCGGCCAACCCGTTCGCCGACCTGGCCCGGGCCAAGCCGACGTCGATCATCAGCGTGGTGATTTTCGCCGCGTTCCTGGGGGTTGCCGCGCTGCAACTGCTCAAGGACGACGTGGAAAAAGGCCAGAAGGTGCTCAACGCCATCGACACCCTGCAAGCCTGGGTGATGCGCCTGGTGCGCCTGGTCATGAAGCTGACCCCGTACGGTGTCCTGGCGCTGATGACCAAGGTGGTCGCCAGCTCCAACCTGCAGGACATCATCAAGCTCGGCAGTTTTGTCGTGGTGTCGTACCTGGCCCTGGGCCTGATGTTTGTGGTGCATGGCCTGTTGCTGTCGCTGGCCGGGGTCAATCCGCTGCGCTTCTTCCGCAAGGTGTGGCCGGTATTGACCTTTGCCTTCACCAGCCGCTCCAGCGCCGCCTCGATCCCCTTGAGTATTGAAGCGCAGACCCGCCGCCTGGGAATCCCGCAGTCCATTGCCGGTTTCGCCGCTTCGTTTGGCGCGACCATCGGCCAGAATGGCTGTGCAGGCCTCTATCCGGCGATGTTGGCGGTGATGGTCGCGCCGACCGTCGGCATCAACCCACTGGACCCGCTGTGGATCGCGACGCTGGTAGCGATTGTGACCCTGAGCTCGGCCGGTGTGGCGGGCGTGGGCGGTGGTGCGACCTTCGCGGCATTGATCGTGCTGCCGGCCATGGGCTTGCCGGTGTCACTGGTGGCGTTGCTGATTTCCGTGGAGCCGCTGATCGACATGGGCCGTACGGCGCTGAACGTGAATGGCTCGATGACGGCGGGGGCGATTACCAGTCAGATCATGGGGCAGACGGACAAGGCGTTGCTCGATGCCGATGAGCATGCTGAGTTAGCGCAGGTCTGA
- a CDS encoding GTPase/DUF3482 domain-containing protein has product MTKPLKLAVVGHTNVGKTSLLRTLTRDVGFGEVSHRPSTTRHVEGARLSVDGQALLELYDTPGLEDAIALLDYLERLDRPGERLDGPARLARFLEGSEARQRFEQEAKVLRQLLASDAGLYVIDAREPVLAKYRDELQVLASCGKPLLPVLNFVSSADHREPDWREALARLGLHALVRFDSVAPPEDGERRLYESLALLLETARPQLERLIVDQEAQRQARQQSAARLIAELLIDCAACRRSVVTEDEPQAISDLRNAVRQREQKCVEALLKLFGFRPQDAAASDLPLLDGRWGDDLFNPQTLKQLGVRVGGGIAAGAAAGAGVDLLVGGLTLGAAALAGAIAGGALQTARSYGSRLLGKIKGQRELTVDDSVLRLLALRQRQLVKALNLRGHAAMHSIKVDTPQDKTWREGKLPDALNRARAYPQWSSLNPHPKLNQAERQEQIQALAQRLDAS; this is encoded by the coding sequence ATGACTAAACCGCTGAAGCTCGCCGTGGTCGGCCATACCAATGTGGGCAAGACCTCGCTGCTGCGCACCCTGACCCGCGATGTCGGCTTTGGCGAAGTCTCCCATCGCCCCAGCACCACGCGGCATGTGGAGGGCGCACGCTTGTCGGTGGACGGCCAAGCCTTGCTGGAGTTGTACGACACGCCCGGCCTGGAAGATGCCATCGCCCTGCTCGACTACCTGGAACGCCTGGACCGCCCCGGCGAACGCCTCGATGGTCCGGCACGCCTGGCGCGGTTCCTGGAGGGCAGCGAGGCGCGCCAACGCTTCGAACAGGAAGCCAAGGTACTGCGCCAACTGCTGGCCTCGGACGCCGGCCTGTATGTGATCGATGCCCGCGAGCCGGTGCTGGCCAAGTACCGTGACGAGCTGCAAGTGCTGGCCAGTTGCGGCAAACCCTTGCTGCCGGTGCTCAATTTCGTCAGCAGCGCCGACCACCGCGAACCGGACTGGCGCGAAGCCCTGGCCCGCCTCGGCCTGCATGCGCTGGTGCGTTTCGACAGTGTGGCGCCGCCGGAAGATGGCGAGCGCCGATTGTATGAAAGCCTGGCCCTGCTGCTGGAAACTGCACGGCCACAGTTGGAGCGGCTGATTGTCGACCAGGAGGCCCAGCGCCAGGCCCGCCAGCAAAGCGCCGCGCGCTTGATCGCCGAACTGTTGATCGACTGCGCTGCCTGTCGTCGCAGTGTGGTGACTGAAGATGAACCCCAAGCCATCAGTGATTTACGCAACGCCGTGCGCCAGCGCGAACAGAAATGTGTGGAAGCGTTACTCAAGCTATTTGGTTTTCGCCCCCAGGACGCCGCCGCCAGTGACTTGCCGCTGCTGGACGGGCGCTGGGGCGACGACCTGTTCAATCCGCAAACCCTCAAGCAACTCGGCGTGCGCGTCGGTGGCGGGATTGCGGCAGGCGCGGCGGCAGGCGCTGGCGTGGACCTGCTGGTCGGCGGTTTGACCCTCGGCGCTGCCGCGCTGGCCGGCGCGATTGCCGGCGGCGCCCTGCAAACCGCACGCAGCTACGGCAGTCGCCTGCTCGGCAAGATCAAGGGCCAGCGCGAGCTGACCGTCGACGACAGCGTGCTACGCCTGCTCGCCCTGCGCCAGCGCCAGTTGGTCAAGGCCTTGAACCTGCGCGGCCATGCGGCCATGCACAGCATCAAAGTCGACACGCCCCAGGACAAGACCTGGCGCGAAGGCAAGCTGCCGGACGCGCTGAACAGGGCCCGCGCCTATCCGCAATGGTCGTCGCTCAACCCACACCCCAAGTTGAACCAGGCCGAGCGTCAGGAGCAAATCCAGGCGCTGGCTCAGCGGCTGGACGCGTCCTGA